CAAACATATCTATTTCCCTAATGGGTTTGATCAGGCGCCTGTGCGATTGAATCTGCCGGAGTTGATTAAACGGTTCAATGCACTGGATACAGAACGCGAATATGTGATGAATGAACCGGAACGTTTTCTGGCGGAGATCGAAGCGGATAGTCAGGATCTGCCTGTACTTCGGGGTGAATTAATGGAAGCCAAGCACATGCGGATTCACAAGTCCATTTTTTCCACCCGTGCGGATCTCAAGCAACAGAATAACCGAATTGAGAATCTGATTGCTAACACGCTCGAACCTGTACTTGCCATTAGCCATTCTCTCGGGCATGATTACCCGCATCGCATTGTGGAGGACATCTGGAAGCTGTTGTTTGAGAATGCGGCACATGACAGCATCGGTGGCTGTAACAGCGATACAACGAATCAGGACGTTGCGTTCCGTTACAAACAGGCCTATGATATCGCACTGAATTTGCTTGACCTGCATATGCGGATGATTGCTTCAACGATACAGCAGGAGGAGACATTTGCGTTCACCCTGTTCAACACGCTACCGTATGTGCGAGGCGGGGTTACTGAGATTGAAGCTTATATTCCGGAAGAATCCTTTGTGATTCGGGATACGAAGGGGCGCGAGCTGGCCTACACCATTGTGGAAAAAGTAGACCAGACCGATTATGTGCTTGGACAGCACATCGATCTCAATCCAAGCCGCAAAGTGCATCTGCCGGAACGGGTATATCGCGCCAAATTGCTGGTGGAACTGCAAGAGGTCCCGGCGATGGGTTACACCCAGATTGTTTTTGATTTCAGTCAGGGCGCTGCACCTGTCATTGAACGACGTAACGAGGACAAGATTGAAAATGAACATTTCACTATTGCGCTGCAAGCAAACGGCACCTTGCAAATTACAGATAAGCGATCTGGCCAAGTGTATGCGGATCAAATGGTCTTTGAAGATAACGGGGATGACGGAGATTCCTACAATTATTCTCCTCCCGAGCGGGATCTGATTGTTTCTTCGGCAGGTAGCCAGATGAGTGCGACGACCACCCAAACGTCTGTATCTCAGACACTATCCCTGCGTTTCACGTTGGATGTTCCCTACGATCTGGAAGAGCGCGCCGCAGGTATCACGTCGGGAGCATTGCCAATGCAAGTGGAGATATCTCTTCGCAAAGGAGAGAATCTGATCCGTTTCCAGGTTCAGGTGCAGAATGAGGTGTTCAGCCACCGTCTGCGTGTCCTTTTTGATACAGGAATTGCTTCCGCCCTATCCATTGCAGACCAGCCTTTCGGTGTGATTGCTCGTCCAACCTCATTGCCAGAAGTGGACGTATGGGAGCGCGAACAATGGCAGGAGAAACCGATCACTATTGAAGCGATGCAGAGTTATGCGGGGTTGAACAACGGTACGCGTGGTATGGCTGTGATGACGGGGGGTGTACGTGAGTATGAGATTGTTGGCGAGCAAATGGATACCATTGCCCTGACCTTGTTCCGTACTTTTGGTTTCATGGGTAAGGAAAACCTGTTGTATCGTCCTGGCCGGGCCTCCGGTGAGAAAATTGTGGCTACACCTGATGCGCAATTACTTGGCGAGCTCTCCTTTACCTTTGGCCTGCATATCCAGACTTCCGGGTTCGACGAAGCGAATGTGGCCCGTGCTGCGCGTGAATATTTGACACCGATCAGCAGTTATCAGCTATGCGACTTTTTGAACGGACGACTGATCTTTGCTTTCCGCGATGAGGCACTTGTTCTTGATACAGACTATAGCCTGATGTCGTTCAGCAACGATTCCAACGTGGTGTTAAGCAGTTTCAAGAAAGCAGAGCAGAGTGACGGATACATTGTACGTGTCTTCAATCCGTATTTGTCACAGTCTGCTAACGTGAACATGCACTTTAATCAACCTGTACATGCAGAGCGTGTATCTCTTGGTGAACAACCACTGGAGCCTCAGCAGAGGTTAACCGATGGAGAAGAGGTCGTTCGTTTGCCGGAACTCGCACATTGTAAATTGATGACGGTACTTGTATCGATATAAGGTGGGCTTTAGTTTGACACAATCCTGATCAGAAGGGAGGTCGGATATCGGTATGATTTTTCCAACTAAACGGTTGAAAAAGCTGTTCCACCTCATTCATGGTGAAGGACAGGAACAGGCTTGGACGAGCCAAGCACTTGCAGACAGGCTGGAAGTTACTGTACGTACTATTCGGGATGATCTGAAAAAGCTGGATCATATCCTCGCGGGGCATGGCGGGAGCCTGGAATCCAAGCGTGGGCGGGGTTATTCCATTCGTGTGCATGATGCGAAGCGGTATAATGAGCTGTTGGAGGAACGGAAGGATGATGGGCAAAAAGGTGCTCCAGTACCTGGTTCGCCTGATGAGCGTATCCGTTATGAATTGTTCAAGCTGCTTGGTGAACCGGGTCATATCAAGATGGAAGACCTCGCTGATCAGCTGTTTATAAGCCGTGCAACAATGAACAATGATCTGAAAATCATTCGTCAGATTTTGGAGAACTACCAGCTTCAGCTTCAGATCAAGCCAGGACATGGTGTGAAGGTCGTCGGAGACGAGCAAAGGTTTCGCTATTGCCTTGCCGAGTACGCCGATGCGCGAGATGAAGAACTGGGCCCCGAAGGAATGACCGTTGCACAGGAACGTTTGTTGTATCCAATCGAACCCGCACACATCCGCGAGATCGTCATTCGCCATGTAGGCAAACAGAATGTTCGTATTGCAGATGTGGCACTGAAAGATCTGATTACGCATCTGGCTGTTATGGTATTACGTATTAAGCAGGGGCATGAACTAGAGCGATTCGAGAAAGTGGAGGCGAATGTTCAGGATCAGCAACTTGCGCAGCAGATTATTCAGGATCTGGAGTCGTTATATTCCATTCATTGTCCAGTTGGAGAACGAGATTATCTGCTGCTGCACATTGTTAGCAAAAAAATGACCGCTACCGATTGGAATGGACTTCAAAGTGACCCGTTATATGTTGCTGTACAGCAGATGCTGGGACATATCTATGATCGTTACACCTATGATCTGCGGGATGATGAACGCTTGCCGAATGATCTGTATGCCCATCTGAAGCCCATGATTACGCGGTTGGAACATGGCATGAACATGCGGAATCCACTGCTGGGACATATACGTAAATATTATCCACTCGCCTATGAGATTACGATAAGTGCAGTGAAACAGCTACAGACATATGTACCTCACGAAATCAATGACAGCGAGATCGGTTACCTGGCTCTTCATATTGGTGCAGCATTGGAACGTAAATACCAGATTCCTCATCGCAAACGGAAATCCGTGTTGCTGGTCTGTGGATCAGGATATGGCACAGCCCGTATTCTTGAATCCAGATTACGTTCTTTATTTGCCGAGCTGGAGGTATCTCGTGTAGTTTCGCTACGGGAGTACGAGGAGATGGGGAGTGTGCCTGAAGATTTGGTCATTTCCACGATCCGGTTACGCGAGTCCAAAGGCAAGCCGTCGGCTGTCATTGCTGCGATTCCATCGGAACGAGACATGGCAACGATCACTCATCTGGTGCGAACCAGTGATGAGCAGGAGGAAATGACGCTGCTACGTTACTTTGATCCAGCGTTGTTCATGTTTCGGTCCGATCAGCCTGACAAAATGACACTTATGGCTGAGATGAGCGGAGCACTGTTGGAGAAGGGAGTTGTGACGGAGCAGTTCTGGCCCGCTGTGCAGGAACGGGAAAAGATGGCTTCAACGGCGCTTGGAAGAGGCATGGCGATTCCGCACCCCATGGAGCTGAGTTCAACCCGTACGACCGTATCGGTATGTCTGCTCGAGAAGCCGATTCCGTGGGATGAGGAAAATGAAGTACATGCTGTATTTATGTTATCCATCTGCAAAGAGGATTACGAACAGGCTATGGGAATCTATGATCTGTTTGTAGAGTTGATCCGACAGGAGGAGCAGCTGGAAAGCCTGCGATCCTGCGGCAGCTTCGATGCCTTTGCCCAACTTGTATGCGAAACGTTGAGTCTGAAAAGTACCGAAGTGTATTAATATATAAGTTCACTAAGGATAATTCCACTGACACTCCGATGACAGAATAACTTTCCGATCGCTGTTATCCCCAGATTTTTCTGATCCCCTTTTCGGGTATAGATCAGCTCGTTACTATGTGAAACTGCCCCAACCTAAAAACCGTCCTTCATCAGATTTGTCTGATAGAGGACGGTTTTTATTCGTTTACACAAACTATAGATTAGATATGTTTGGAAATGATTTCTTCCAGTCCTTGAGCGACAGAATGCGCCCCTCGCGCCAGATGTCTTTCATACAGATGCAGGCGGACAAAGCTCTCATCCGTACCCATGGCTTCGGAGAATATTCCACTGAGTCCACGAGCGCGGCGATCGATCTGTAATAGCAGCTCCAGCGAATCGCCCATGGGATAGAACAGCACTTCCAACTCATCCAGATGCCCACGAAACTTGTTTGTTGGTACAAATTCGAATTCCTGCACAAATGGCAGATTACCGCCCAGCTTCGGCGCATAGTCATTGGTTACTTCACGGAGCTTGAAACCAAGGATATCAATTGCATCGAGCACGGTGTTCATGTCTTTGCTAGGAACAACATGGAGTCTGTCCCGGTCTGAGGGGTCTACAGCACTTGAAATATCGAGGCCCGTCTCCACCCATACCTCTGCACGATGCAGTGTAATTGGCAGATTTTCTGGGAGGTCAAATGAAAAGTCTTTCTCCAATTTGGCTCCAGGCTGTAAGGTGAAACCTTCGGTGAGCAGATATTTGGCTATAACGGCTGTTTCTTTTACTTTACGATCATCGTGCTCCCGTATGTAATGGGTTTTGATTGAAAGATAGATTCGATCTACGTTCTGTTCCACATCTCCACCTTCAATGTACACAACCCCCGAGATGATTCCTCCAGGCGTGACCTCTGGTGTATGCAATTCCGTATTTACTTTGGCTGCTCCAACACCTACACTGGCTAACATTTTCTTGAAAAATGACATGCGCTCAACCTCCAGATCAGATGGTTTATTATATGGGATACATACGGCTTCGACCTTAATACGGAAGCTGGAAGAGAAGCGTTTCATATTTTAGTAAAGATATATCGCATATCCAAACAGGAGAATCGACTTACCTATGTCGAATGTTTAAATAAAGGGATTTTTTGTCAGGAGGAACTCTATGAGCATGGAATGGTACGATATGATTGCACAACGTAATGGGGGATACAAGGGTAGAGCTTTGTATACGTTGGAAGGTAACTCTGCTGAAGATATTTTTGAAGAGCGGTTGATTAAGCTTCTGCCTCAGTATACATCCGTGCTCGATGCAGGCTGTGGACATGGGGAGTTTACGTTGAAAATGTCAGAATATACCGATCACATTATGGGGTTTGATAATTCGGAAGAGATGATAAAGATAGCTCGGAACAGTCTTCATTCAAGCACGATAACAAATGTGGAATTTGTCTGTGTCAGCACAAAAGAAAAGATGCCATTTGAAGATAAGCAATTTGGTCTGATCTATGATCGCAGAGGTCCAACTTCCATTATTGAGCATGGGAGATTGCTGCAAAAGGGTGGAGTCATGATTGGTATTCATACGGATATAACAAAGGTACGTGAGCGTTTGGAAAGAAATGCATTTAAGGAGATCAAGATTGAGGAATATAACGAGGCACTTATGATTTTCTCGGATGAAAAAGAGTTTGCCATCTTTCTCTCCGATATCCCCGGAAACCCGGATTATACACAGCCTGAGTACCGGGAACAGCTGGAAACCAAGCTGGAGGAGAACCGGATTAACGGTAGACTTGCTGTGAGAGAACGCAAGTATATCTGGCAGGCCATAAGGAGCTGAAGCAGATTGAACACAGAATTTTCAGAACAGAAATATGGTGAAACGGGTGTCAAAACCAGCTTCGAGCAGATGGCGAACGGGGAACAAAAATATAAAATGATAACAGAAGACGGCAGTTATTATTGCAGAACCGTTGCCTCTTCCCACGGAGCATGGCAAAACAGTCATGTACATATCAATCTAACGGAGTTTTATGTGATGCAAACCGGATGGATTGCGTATGCCAGTTATGGAGACGATCAGATGTTTTCGATTCGAGTGATGCGCGCAGGAGAGCACATCATTGTCCAACCTGGAATCCACCATAATATATACATGTCTGCTCATAGCGCGATACATACAATCAAGCATGGATTGAACACCTCCAGTGATTGGACGGCATCACCTGAGTTGGATAGGTTAACTCAATCTTTAACAGAGAAGGAGCTACTCCAGAAGTATGATTAACCAGACGGGAGGATAGACAGATGCGTAAAAGTACAATATTTTGGATTACGGGAATAACAATAATCTTCTTGGTGACTCTGCTCATATACAGCTATGTTATACCAAGTTTGAGTGCCCAAGATGTTGTGCTGGCAGGCACAATCAGGCAGATTGATACGGATGCAGTTGAGGTAGAGTTAGAGATAACGCGAAAAAGAGAAGATAAGGATCAACATATAGTGTATCCCGTTGTCCCTGGATGGGAAGGGGTGACATTCACTCAAGAACAAGATGATGCGTGGTACATGCCTTCGTCTGTTGGCAGCTCCTATCTTGATCAAGTCATTCTGGAAAAGTATCTGAAGGCACAGGGGAAAACCATGAAATCAGCTGATAATCTGATAGGATTTGCGATACCTGATGAGATAGGGAGCTACAAGTTGCGGTTAACGCTCAGATCTTCGGATGGAACGACTCAACCGCTTGAGAATCCCATGGTGTATTATGTTCACAACGAGCATTTGTTAGGGAAGGATCTGAGTTGGGTTACGGGTGAGAATCTGGAGATCAATAAGGAGTAATCAGAATGATGAATGTATATGAATCGAATGAAATCACCGTACGTTTCTTGGAAACAGAAGATGAACAACACTTGGTGAAGTGGCTGTCAGACCCGGAAGTTCTTCAATACTATGAAGGGCGTGATCGGCCGCATGATCTGGAACAGGTGAGAGAGCATTTTTACAATCAGAAAGATGGTGCTACTCGTTGTATCGTTGAGTATGGAGGACATCCGATTGGATACATTCAGTTCTATGAGCTTGAGGAAGAAGAGCGAACGGAGTATGGTTATGGAGACACGGATGAGATCATCTATGGAACGGATCAGTTTATTGGTGAGGTAGAATACTGGAATAAAGGCATTGGTACACAGTTGATGCAATCCATGCTGGCTTATCTGATTAATGAAAAACAAGCCCGTAAAGTGGTTATGGACCCTCAATCCTGGAACTTAAGGGCGATATCCTGTTACGAGAAATGTGGTTTCCAAAAGATTAAGCTGTTGGAGAAACATGAGCAGCACGAAGGACAGATGCGAGACTGTTGGCTTATGGAATATGCCCTGTAGATCCTGTGTAAAGTTATTTGAATCATATAAACAAGGAGGAATAATGGATGGATGAAAGATTTCCGATAGGACCATTTGTACACACGGGTGAAGTTACTTTGGCACAACGGGAGAAGTGGATTCAGGACATTGCTGAGTTGCCTGAACGCGCACGAGAAGCGGTAAAGGGACTGAGTGAAGAGCAATTAAGTCTGCCATATCGAGAAGGTGGATGGATGCTCAAACAGGTTATTCACCACATGGCAGACAGCCATATGAACAGTATGATTCGTTTCAAGTTGGCGCTGACAGAGGATACACCAACGATTCGGCCTTATTATGAAGAGCGCTGGGCTGAACTGAGTGATTCAAGAGACCTGGATGTCGAATTCTCGC
This Paenibacillus xylanexedens DNA region includes the following protein-coding sequences:
- a CDS encoding GNAT family N-acetyltransferase, whose amino-acid sequence is MNVYESNEITVRFLETEDEQHLVKWLSDPEVLQYYEGRDRPHDLEQVREHFYNQKDGATRCIVEYGGHPIGYIQFYELEEEERTEYGYGDTDEIIYGTDQFIGEVEYWNKGIGTQLMQSMLAYLINEKQARKVVMDPQSWNLRAISCYEKCGFQKIKLLEKHEQHEGQMRDCWLMEYAL
- the mngB gene encoding mannosylglycerate hydrolase, with the translated sequence MSERNRTKVHVIPHTHWDREWYFTTSRSKVYLVKHVKEVLDALENIDGFHYYLLDAQGSLLDDYIRWCPEDEERIRQLVSAKRLMTGPWYTQTDQLVISSESMVRNLYYGMKTAQKYGHAMKVGYVPDAFGQSAQMPQIYREFGIERFLFWRGVSDNTNPHTEFTWEGSDGSRVFAVQMPFGYYYGGNIPENEEDLIPYLEKQIGALERKASTKHIYFPNGFDQAPVRLNLPELIKRFNALDTEREYVMNEPERFLAEIEADSQDLPVLRGELMEAKHMRIHKSIFSTRADLKQQNNRIENLIANTLEPVLAISHSLGHDYPHRIVEDIWKLLFENAAHDSIGGCNSDTTNQDVAFRYKQAYDIALNLLDLHMRMIASTIQQEETFAFTLFNTLPYVRGGVTEIEAYIPEESFVIRDTKGRELAYTIVEKVDQTDYVLGQHIDLNPSRKVHLPERVYRAKLLVELQEVPAMGYTQIVFDFSQGAAPVIERRNEDKIENEHFTIALQANGTLQITDKRSGQVYADQMVFEDNGDDGDSYNYSPPERDLIVSSAGSQMSATTTQTSVSQTLSLRFTLDVPYDLEERAAGITSGALPMQVEISLRKGENLIRFQVQVQNEVFSHRLRVLFDTGIASALSIADQPFGVIARPTSLPEVDVWEREQWQEKPITIEAMQSYAGLNNGTRGMAVMTGGVREYEIVGEQMDTIALTLFRTFGFMGKENLLYRPGRASGEKIVATPDAQLLGELSFTFGLHIQTSGFDEANVARAAREYLTPISSYQLCDFLNGRLIFAFRDEALVLDTDYSLMSFSNDSNVVLSSFKKAEQSDGYIVRVFNPYLSQSANVNMHFNQPVHAERVSLGEQPLEPQQRLTDGEEVVRLPELAHCKLMTVLVSI
- a CDS encoding BglG family transcription antiterminator; translated protein: MIFPTKRLKKLFHLIHGEGQEQAWTSQALADRLEVTVRTIRDDLKKLDHILAGHGGSLESKRGRGYSIRVHDAKRYNELLEERKDDGQKGAPVPGSPDERIRYELFKLLGEPGHIKMEDLADQLFISRATMNNDLKIIRQILENYQLQLQIKPGHGVKVVGDEQRFRYCLAEYADARDEELGPEGMTVAQERLLYPIEPAHIREIVIRHVGKQNVRIADVALKDLITHLAVMVLRIKQGHELERFEKVEANVQDQQLAQQIIQDLESLYSIHCPVGERDYLLLHIVSKKMTATDWNGLQSDPLYVAVQQMLGHIYDRYTYDLRDDERLPNDLYAHLKPMITRLEHGMNMRNPLLGHIRKYYPLAYEITISAVKQLQTYVPHEINDSEIGYLALHIGAALERKYQIPHRKRKSVLLVCGSGYGTARILESRLRSLFAELEVSRVVSLREYEEMGSVPEDLVISTIRLRESKGKPSAVIAAIPSERDMATITHLVRTSDEQEEMTLLRYFDPALFMFRSDQPDKMTLMAEMSGALLEKGVVTEQFWPAVQEREKMASTALGRGMAIPHPMELSSTRTTVSVCLLEKPIPWDEENEVHAVFMLSICKEDYEQAMGIYDLFVELIRQEEQLESLRSCGSFDAFAQLVCETLSLKSTEVY
- a CDS encoding class I SAM-dependent methyltransferase is translated as MSMEWYDMIAQRNGGYKGRALYTLEGNSAEDIFEERLIKLLPQYTSVLDAGCGHGEFTLKMSEYTDHIMGFDNSEEMIKIARNSLHSSTITNVEFVCVSTKEKMPFEDKQFGLIYDRRGPTSIIEHGRLLQKGGVMIGIHTDITKVRERLERNAFKEIKIEEYNEALMIFSDEKEFAIFLSDIPGNPDYTQPEYREQLETKLEENRINGRLAVRERKYIWQAIRS
- a CDS encoding YfiT family bacillithiol transferase; translation: MDERFPIGPFVHTGEVTLAQREKWIQDIAELPERAREAVKGLSEEQLSLPYREGGWMLKQVIHHMADSHMNSMIRFKLALTEDTPTIRPYYEERWAELSDSRDLDVEFSLQILDALHRRWVFLLNALTDADYAKQFYHPSSEETTRLDYNLGMYAWHGKHHVAHITSLRDRLGI
- a CDS encoding sporulation protein; this encodes MSFFKKMLASVGVGAAKVNTELHTPEVTPGGIISGVVYIEGGDVEQNVDRIYLSIKTHYIREHDDRKVKETAVIAKYLLTEGFTLQPGAKLEKDFSFDLPENLPITLHRAEVWVETGLDISSAVDPSDRDRLHVVPSKDMNTVLDAIDILGFKLREVTNDYAPKLGGNLPFVQEFEFVPTNKFRGHLDELEVLFYPMGDSLELLLQIDRRARGLSGIFSEAMGTDESFVRLHLYERHLARGAHSVAQGLEEIISKHI